One window from the genome of Candidatus Saccharibacteria bacterium encodes:
- a CDS encoding J domain-containing protein, translating into GNSGDLIIHIQVRPDKHFQRRGSDIVSELEIGMVEAALGKEIEIDGVYGKERVSVPAGTQPNAILRVRGKGIDHGHLKGDHLVVISVIIPKKLSKTQKELLEKFSKTRGRLF; encoded by the coding sequence GGGTAATTCAGGCGATTTGATCATTCATATTCAAGTTCGTCCAGACAAGCACTTCCAAAGGAGAGGGTCAGATATCGTTTCAGAATTAGAGATTGGGATGGTAGAGGCGGCTCTCGGTAAGGAAATAGAGATCGATGGAGTCTATGGTAAGGAAAGGGTAAGTGTTCCAGCCGGGACTCAGCCAAATGCCATCTTGAGAGTTAGGGGGAAGGGAATAGATCACGGTCATCTCAAAGGGGATCATTTGGTGGTGATAAGTGTAATAATTCCTAAAAAACTATCAAAAACTCAGAAGGAATTATTGGAAAAGTTTTCAAAGACTAGGGGTCGATTGTTCTAA
- the mutM gene encoding bifunctional DNA-formamidopyrimidine glycosylase/DNA-(apurinic or apyrimidinic site) lyase translates to MPELPEVEIVRRGLDKYLKNQKIVRCEILTPKSFKGDVAIIAGARIQQFDRKGKLLILGLNNHYSLLIHLRMTGQLIIVGKDQQWGAGHPNDSFIGKMPDRTTRVVIQFKDYALYFNDQRKFGYIELWPTNQLIQHPFISRLALDILDMSREQFQTNISKRPKSSIKSALLDQAMVAGMGNIYVDEALNVAGIRPDRLTSSLSPEETIKVYQASIAVINQGINAGGSTSKNYVNVDGGRGKYLDFARVYGRAGQKCNNCQAIIIKQKHASRGTHFCPNCQS, encoded by the coding sequence ATGCCTGAGTTGCCAGAAGTAGAGATTGTCAGAAGAGGTCTTGATAAATATCTTAAGAACCAAAAGATTGTCAGGTGTGAAATCTTAACTCCTAAATCATTCAAGGGGGACGTGGCAATTATAGCAGGTGCCAGAATCCAGCAGTTTGATAGAAAGGGTAAACTACTAATACTAGGCTTGAATAATCATTACTCCCTATTAATACATTTAAGGATGACCGGACAATTGATAATTGTGGGCAAAGATCAACAATGGGGAGCCGGCCATCCCAATGATAGCTTTATTGGTAAAATGCCAGATAGGACTACTAGGGTAGTTATTCAATTCAAGGACTATGCTTTATACTTCAATGATCAAAGAAAATTTGGTTATATCGAACTTTGGCCAACCAATCAATTAATACAACACCCCTTCATTAGTAGGCTAGCTTTGGATATTCTTGATATGTCACGAGAACAATTTCAGACTAACATCTCAAAGAGACCAAAATCAAGCATCAAGTCAGCTTTATTAGATCAAGCTATGGTTGCTGGCATGGGAAACATTTATGTTGATGAGGCTCTAAATGTTGCTGGTATTAGGCCTGATCGTTTGACTTCTAGCCTAAGCCCTGAAGAGACCATTAAGGTCTATCAAGCCTCAATTGCTGTTATCAATCAAGGTATCAATGCAGGTGGGTCTACTAGCAAGAATTATGTCAATGTTGATGGTGGTAGGGGAAAATATCTAGATTTTGCTAGAGTCTATGGTCGAGCTGGACAGAAGTGTAATAATTGTCAGGCAATAATTATCAAGCAAAAACATGCAAGTCGAGGTACTCATTTTTGTCCAAACTGTCAGAGCTGA
- a CDS encoding DUF4234 domain-containing protein, translated as MQKRNSIAVVLFSVFTFGIYNLYWLVSTKEELNQRGGDVPTAWLSIIPLVSIWWTWKYSQAVQLATKDQVSAGVSFLLLILIGNIGNGILQSYYNDTK; from the coding sequence ATGCAGAAACGTAATTCAATAGCAGTAGTTTTGTTCTCAGTGTTTACTTTTGGTATTTATAATCTGTATTGGCTAGTTTCTACCAAGGAAGAATTAAATCAAAGAGGTGGTGATGTACCAACGGCTTGGTTAAGTATTATCCCACTAGTAAGTATTTGGTGGACCTGGAAATATTCTCAAGCTGTTCAGTTGGCAACAAAGGATCAGGTTAGTGCTGGAGTCAGTTTTTTATTATTGATACTGATTGGTAATATCGGAAATGGTATCTTACAAAGTTATTATAACGATACAAAATGA
- a CDS encoding triose-phosphate isomerase, producing MKSTKLKLDLHRGVDSKNRIRLIANWKMNLDIRESLEYCQVIAQELDQISQNPALEIVLAPSTLALHSVHEYITSHNLINKISLASQNFYSEDKGAYTGETSVGAVRGMVGYGIIGHSERRRIFGESRQLIARKVAAAVRHGITPVLCIGETLKEKEDGHTKSVIIDQLSSGLAMISDREVAGLIIAYEPVWAIGSGKTANSEDIYSVIDSIYNYLLANYDRVTAESVEYLYGGSVDANNVEQFVGDTCNGALIGGASNTPAGFIEIISKFY from the coding sequence ATGAAATCTACCAAGCTGAAGCTTGATTTACATCGGGGGGTTGATTCTAAGAACCGGATTAGACTAATAGCGAACTGGAAAATGAATTTGGATATTCGAGAGAGTCTTGAGTATTGTCAGGTGATTGCCCAGGAGCTTGATCAAATTAGTCAGAATCCAGCTCTCGAAATAGTATTAGCACCAAGCACATTAGCTTTGCATTCAGTTCATGAGTATATTACTAGTCATAACCTTATAAACAAGATCAGTCTCGCTAGTCAAAATTTTTATAGTGAGGATAAAGGAGCTTATACTGGAGAAACATCCGTAGGAGCAGTTAGGGGTATGGTTGGTTATGGGATTATTGGACACAGTGAGAGGAGAAGAATTTTTGGCGAAAGTAGACAGCTGATTGCTAGGAAGGTAGCAGCAGCAGTTCGTCACGGCATTACCCCAGTACTTTGTATTGGTGAGACTTTAAAAGAAAAGGAAGATGGTCATACTAAGTCGGTGATTATCGACCAATTATCTAGTGGTCTTGCGATGATTAGTGATAGAGAGGTAGCAGGGCTGATAATTGCTTATGAGCCAGTTTGGGCTATTGGCTCTGGGAAGACTGCCAATAGCGAGGACATTTATTCGGTGATAGATAGTATTTATAACTATTTACTTGCCAATTACGATAGAGTGACAGCCGAGTCTGTCGAATATCTTTACGGTGGTAGTGTAGATGCAAATAATGTCGAGCAATTTGTGGGTGATACTTGCAACGGGGCGTTGATTGGGGGAGCGAGCAATACCCCTGCTGGGT